A region from the Lentisphaera profundi genome encodes:
- a CDS encoding glycerol-3-phosphate dehydrogenase/oxidase encodes MSKKEYDVLVIGGGINGAVSAANISYQGLKVALVDQGDYASMTSQASSNMIWGGIKYLQSGELSLVKALCESRNRLLQAYPDRVREISYFTSFYKGNPYSAKLIYAGAWFYWLMGSCKTFKPRYVKANKVRHEAPLLKQEGLSAAVSYADAYLPDNDARFVYQFVRDAQKRGAQCFNYTRVESVKFQEGAWHIHLCDMRTGEQQEIRAKSLVNACGPQINAFKQDIAVDNQLAFSKGVHLIVPKIGPSDRVLTFFSKDGRLFFVLPMGNRSCIGTTDTRVKSHQCEVTQGDRQFILDNINSYLNDYKDLSLKDIISERCGVRTLIVEGDDTGEDWIKLTRKHKIEINKHEQVLSILGGKITDCLNVGEEVGVAICSILNTPYREGLWYGEDEGKEAFIKTAKKMHLPDSFDGLSTPPDHLWRRYGSAASQILELIKEDRDLATEIHPGSGYLKAEFVYMGREEQVNTLEDVLRRRTSLAMEYRMEDMNLDLMRDLLGLKN; translated from the coding sequence ATGTCAAAAAAAGAATACGATGTGTTAGTGATAGGTGGTGGAATTAATGGTGCTGTAAGTGCGGCTAACATTTCCTATCAAGGTTTGAAAGTAGCATTGGTAGATCAGGGTGATTATGCTTCGATGACGAGTCAAGCATCTTCCAATATGATTTGGGGTGGGATAAAGTATCTACAGTCAGGTGAATTAAGCTTGGTAAAAGCTCTCTGCGAATCACGCAATCGTTTACTACAAGCTTATCCCGATAGAGTGAGAGAAATCTCTTATTTTACTAGTTTTTATAAAGGCAACCCTTATTCAGCTAAATTGATTTACGCAGGTGCGTGGTTTTATTGGCTCATGGGTTCATGTAAAACTTTTAAACCTCGATATGTAAAAGCTAATAAAGTTCGTCACGAAGCACCCTTGCTAAAACAAGAAGGTTTGAGTGCAGCTGTGTCTTATGCTGACGCCTATTTACCCGATAATGATGCTCGTTTTGTTTATCAATTTGTGCGAGATGCGCAAAAACGAGGAGCCCAATGCTTTAATTATACCCGAGTAGAAAGTGTAAAATTTCAAGAAGGCGCATGGCACATTCATTTATGTGATATGCGTACGGGAGAGCAGCAAGAAATACGAGCGAAATCATTGGTGAATGCTTGCGGCCCACAGATCAATGCTTTTAAGCAAGATATTGCAGTAGATAATCAGTTAGCATTTTCAAAAGGAGTGCATTTAATTGTCCCTAAAATTGGCCCGTCGGATCGCGTATTAACCTTTTTTTCAAAAGATGGACGCTTATTTTTTGTTTTGCCGATGGGAAATCGCAGTTGTATTGGCACCACTGATACTCGTGTAAAGAGTCATCAATGCGAAGTGACCCAAGGAGATAGGCAGTTTATTCTCGATAATATTAATTCTTATTTAAATGATTATAAGGACCTCAGTTTAAAAGATATTATTTCAGAGCGCTGTGGTGTGCGCACGCTTATTGTTGAAGGTGATGATACGGGGGAAGACTGGATCAAACTCACCCGAAAGCATAAGATCGAGATCAATAAGCATGAGCAGGTCCTGAGTATTTTAGGAGGAAAAATTACTGATTGTCTAAATGTGGGAGAGGAAGTAGGGGTAGCTATTTGTTCGATCTTGAATACACCTTACCGAGAAGGTCTTTGGTATGGAGAGGACGAGGGCAAAGAAGCCTTTATTAAAACTGCAAAAAAAATGCATTTACCGGATAGTTTTGATGGCTTAAGTACGCCGCCAGATCACTTATGGAGGCGCTATGGTAGTGCGGCATCCCAAATCTTGGAATTGATAAAAGAAGATCGAGATTTAGCGACAGAAATTCATCCCGGTAGTGGCTACTTGAAGGCTGAGTTCGTCTATATGGGTAGAGAGGAGCAAGTCAATACTTTAGAAGATGTACTAAGGCGTCGCACTAGTTTGGCGATGGAATACAGAATGGAGGACATGAACCTCGACTTAATGCGAGACTTACTTGGGCTTAAAAACTAA
- a CDS encoding SlyX family protein, whose protein sequence is MNTIDPELNQRLIRLETLSSMQDDLIETLNEVITNQQMEIQEIQHELKLMKDNVEQDPIDMNQRPPHY, encoded by the coding sequence ATGAATACGATTGACCCTGAATTAAACCAACGCCTTATCAGGTTAGAAACTCTAAGTAGTATGCAGGACGACCTCATTGAAACGCTCAATGAAGTGATTACTAATCAACAAATGGAGATTCAAGAGATCCAACATGAACTCAAACTCATGAAAGATAACGTTGAACAAGATCCCATTGATATGAACCAAAGGCCCCCGCACTACTAA
- a CDS encoding glycerophosphodiester phosphodiesterase family protein, which produces MKSKSLLIAHRGASADAKENTLEAFKLAFVQGADGIEADFLLTTDRKIIAFHDLNTQRLLGTQSRTKCLNLSEIRKLSSYHIPELKEVLACLPKGKKLIIELKCGRQIEQELMQILRASQIPIENVTVISFRLPTLIRLRELCPKIEILWIRKFRMSQGIRKPNLIEIKKIIEKYNFDGISANASHIDQEFIQTFKQGKINCWTVDSPKRFQELTELACHSISSNCPGLIREQLKDLK; this is translated from the coding sequence ATGAAATCAAAATCACTTCTGATTGCCCACCGTGGAGCGAGTGCGGACGCTAAAGAAAATACCCTAGAGGCATTTAAATTAGCTTTCGTACAAGGTGCCGATGGAATAGAAGCTGATTTTTTACTTACTACCGATCGCAAAATCATTGCTTTTCACGATTTAAATACTCAACGCTTACTGGGGACACAAAGTCGCACAAAATGCTTAAACCTTAGCGAAATCCGCAAATTGAGTTCTTATCACATTCCTGAATTAAAGGAAGTTTTAGCCTGCTTACCTAAAGGAAAAAAGCTCATTATTGAATTGAAGTGTGGTCGCCAAATCGAACAAGAACTCATGCAGATTTTGCGTGCCTCGCAAATTCCAATTGAAAATGTCACAGTCATTTCCTTTCGTTTACCCACATTAATTCGCCTCCGAGAACTTTGTCCTAAAATTGAAATATTATGGATCCGTAAGTTCCGTATGAGTCAAGGAATACGAAAGCCAAATCTCATTGAAATAAAAAAAATCATTGAGAAGTATAATTTTGATGGAATTAGTGCCAACGCCAGTCATATTGATCAAGAATTTATTCAAACGTTCAAACAAGGAAAAATTAATTGTTGGACGGTTGATTCCCCGAAGCGCTTCCAAGAACTTACTGAACTTGCTTGCCATTCCATTTCAAGTAATTGTCCTGGACTTATCCGCGAGCAATTAAAGGATTTAAAATGA
- a CDS encoding leucine-rich repeat domain-containing protein, which produces MKNLDALENCTQLIELDVSDALLSHLSFLENKIKLQKLNIDGTKVTDLTPLSSCTQLQHLNISETAITDLAPLASCPNLSSLILSKTKIKNLTALHELKKLRSVTYSLNIPNEEIEILKKLLPECSFKIDN; this is translated from the coding sequence TTGAAAAATCTCGATGCTCTTGAAAACTGCACCCAGCTTATCGAGCTTGATGTGAGTGATGCCTTGCTTTCGCATCTGTCTTTCTTAGAAAATAAAATCAAACTCCAGAAACTTAACATAGACGGTACAAAAGTCACTGATTTAACGCCTTTAAGTAGCTGTACACAATTACAGCATTTAAATATTTCCGAAACCGCTATAACGGACCTGGCTCCTTTAGCCTCTTGCCCTAACCTAAGTTCTTTAATTTTATCAAAAACAAAGATCAAAAATCTCACAGCTCTACATGAACTGAAGAAATTGCGTTCTGTAACTTATAGCCTCAATATCCCTAATGAAGAAATTGAAATTCTTAAGAAACTTTTACCTGAATGTAGCTTTAAGATCGATAATTAA
- the groL gene encoding chaperonin GroEL (60 kDa chaperone family; promotes refolding of misfolded polypeptides especially under stressful conditions; forms two stacked rings of heptamers to form a barrel-shaped 14mer; ends can be capped by GroES; misfolded proteins enter the barrel where they are refolded when GroES binds), whose product MAKQLIFDENARRKLLAGVEKLSRAVKVTLGPKGRNVVIDKSFGSPHITKDGVSVAKEIELECPYENMGAQMVREVASKTADLAGDGTTTATVLAEAIYREGLKNVTAGANPMSLKRGIDKAVAAMVKELANISTPIETNEQVKQIATISANGDEEIGNIIAEAMDKVGKDGTIAVEESKTIETTLDVVDGMQFDKGYLSPYFSTNLESREAVLEDPLILIFEKKISNLQDMLPLLQEVSKTGKPFLIIAEDVEGEALSTLVINKLRGTLNVCAVKAPGFGDRRKAMLEDIAILTGGKCITEDLGMKLENVTIEDLGSAKRVIVDKDNSVIVDGKGAQAEIMGRVKLLKAQIEESTSEYDKEKLQERLAKLAGGVAVINVGAATETEMKEKKDRVDDALHATRAAVDEGIVAGGGVAYIRTQAAVAGIELKGDEAVGASIIARACEAPLRQLVDNAAGEASIVIAKVREGKGNYGFNVATDEYVDMLDAGVIDPTKVTRSALQHAGSISGLLLTTECLITDIKEEAPAGGGDHHGGGMPGGMGGMPGMM is encoded by the coding sequence ATGGCTAAACAATTAATTTTCGACGAAAATGCTCGTCGCAAACTTCTCGCTGGCGTAGAGAAACTCTCTAGAGCCGTAAAAGTTACTCTCGGTCCAAAAGGCCGTAATGTTGTTATCGACAAAAGCTTTGGCTCACCTCATATCACAAAAGATGGTGTTTCTGTAGCAAAAGAAATCGAGCTCGAATGTCCTTATGAAAACATGGGCGCACAAATGGTTCGTGAAGTAGCCTCTAAAACTGCAGATCTTGCTGGTGACGGAACAACGACTGCTACAGTTCTTGCTGAAGCTATCTACCGTGAAGGCCTCAAAAACGTAACAGCTGGCGCTAACCCAATGAGCCTTAAACGTGGTATCGACAAAGCTGTCGCCGCTATGGTTAAAGAGCTTGCTAACATCAGCACGCCAATCGAAACTAACGAGCAAGTTAAGCAAATCGCTACTATCTCTGCTAATGGTGACGAAGAGATCGGTAATATCATTGCTGAAGCTATGGACAAAGTTGGTAAAGACGGAACTATCGCTGTTGAAGAGTCAAAAACTATCGAAACAACTCTTGATGTTGTTGATGGTATGCAATTCGACAAAGGTTACCTCTCACCTTATTTCTCAACTAACCTTGAGTCACGTGAAGCTGTTCTTGAAGATCCATTAATCCTTATCTTCGAAAAGAAAATCAGCAACCTCCAAGACATGCTCCCACTTCTCCAAGAAGTAAGCAAGACTGGCAAGCCTTTCCTTATTATTGCTGAAGACGTAGAGGGCGAAGCTCTTTCTACTCTCGTTATCAATAAGCTCCGTGGTACTCTTAATGTATGTGCTGTAAAAGCTCCTGGTTTTGGTGATCGTCGCAAAGCTATGCTCGAAGATATTGCTATTCTTACTGGTGGTAAATGCATCACTGAAGACCTCGGCATGAAGCTTGAAAACGTAACTATTGAAGACCTTGGTTCTGCTAAGCGCGTTATCGTAGACAAAGACAACTCTGTCATTGTTGATGGTAAAGGTGCACAAGCTGAGATCATGGGTCGTGTTAAACTTCTCAAAGCTCAAATCGAAGAGTCTACTTCTGAGTACGACAAAGAGAAACTCCAAGAGCGTCTTGCGAAGCTCGCTGGTGGCGTAGCCGTCATCAACGTTGGTGCTGCAACAGAAACTGAAATGAAAGAAAAGAAAGACCGTGTTGACGATGCACTTCATGCAACTCGCGCAGCAGTTGACGAAGGTATTGTTGCTGGTGGTGGTGTTGCTTACATCCGTACACAAGCAGCTGTTGCTGGTATTGAGCTCAAAGGCGACGAAGCCGTTGGCGCATCTATCATTGCACGTGCTTGCGAAGCTCCATTGCGTCAACTTGTTGACAATGCAGCTGGCGAAGCTTCAATTGTTATTGCTAAAGTACGTGAAGGCAAAGGTAACTACGGTTTCAACGTAGCTACTGACGAATATGTTGACATGCTTGACGCTGGTGTTATCGATCCTACGAAAGTAACACGTTCTGCATTACAACACGCTGGTTCTATCTCTGGTCTTCTCCTTACTACTGAGTGTCTTATTACTGACATCAAAGAAGAAGCTCCTGCAGGTGGTGGCGATCATCATGGCGGCGGAATGCCTGGTGGTATGGGCGGAATGCCCGGAATGATGTAA
- a CDS encoding co-chaperone GroES — protein MSIQPLGDRVLVQEIEVKEVSVGGIILPDSAKEKPQEAKVIAIGTGGIDSNGKEITFHVAEGDTVIVSQYGGTPVKADGQEYKILNQNDILAIVK, from the coding sequence ATGAGCATTCAGCCTCTAGGTGATCGCGTTCTCGTTCAAGAGATCGAAGTGAAAGAAGTAAGCGTTGGCGGAATTATCCTCCCTGACTCTGCTAAAGAAAAACCACAAGAAGCCAAAGTTATTGCAATCGGCACAGGTGGTATTGATAGCAATGGCAAAGAAATCACTTTTCACGTTGCCGAAGGCGACACAGTTATTGTTTCCCAGTATGGCGGAACACCCGTAAAAGCTGATGGTCAGGAATATAAAATCCTCAACCAGAACGACATCCTCGCAATCGTAAAATAA
- the dnaK gene encoding molecular chaperone DnaK, whose translation MAKILGIDLGTTNSCMAVMENGEATVIPNAEGHRTTPSVVAFTKNGEELVGQTAKRQAVTNPTNTIFSAKRFMGRKFAEVKHETDLVPYGVVEAKNGDAHIKVGDKVYSPPEISAKIIAKLKRDAEAYLGETLTEAVITVPAYFNDAQRQATKDAGRIAGVDVKRIINEPTAAALSYGLEKDNDQRICVYDLGGGTFDVTILELGDGVFEVEATNGDTHLGGDDFDESIINLLVDEFKKENGIDLRQDAFALQRLKEEGEKAKCELSTAQSTDINLPFITADATGPKHLQFTLSRAKLEDVTDSLVTRSILPVDACLKDAGASIGDIDEIIMVGGQTRMPKVIEAVKKRFGKDLHRGVNPDECVALGAAIQGGVLTGDVNDVLLLDVTPLSFGIETMGGVFTALIERNTTIPTKKSETFSTAADNQTAVDIVVYQGERPMATQNKKIGDFRLDEIKAAPRGVPQVEVTFDIDANGILKVSAKDKETGKEQHITIKADSGLTEDEIERMVNDAKDNEVADKELRENIESKNKAEGLTFQVEKQMTELGEKIPAEVKESFDADIKELREACEANEYDKIKELTEKFEARLQELSQYMGDPGADAGAAGAGAAAAGAAGAGAAGADAGSEKKKEDDDIIDADFV comes from the coding sequence ATGGCTAAGATCCTCGGTATCGACCTCGGTACAACTAACTCATGTATGGCCGTCATGGAAAATGGCGAAGCTACAGTAATCCCCAACGCAGAAGGTCACAGAACGACTCCTTCAGTAGTTGCGTTCACTAAGAATGGCGAAGAACTTGTAGGTCAAACTGCAAAACGTCAGGCAGTGACTAACCCAACTAATACAATCTTTTCGGCTAAGCGTTTCATGGGCCGTAAATTTGCTGAAGTAAAGCACGAAACTGATCTCGTTCCTTACGGTGTTGTAGAAGCAAAGAATGGTGATGCACACATTAAAGTGGGTGATAAAGTTTACTCACCACCTGAAATCTCTGCAAAAATCATTGCTAAACTTAAGCGCGATGCAGAAGCTTACCTCGGTGAAACTCTCACTGAAGCAGTAATTACAGTTCCAGCTTATTTCAATGATGCACAGCGTCAAGCAACTAAAGATGCTGGCCGTATTGCTGGTGTTGATGTTAAACGTATTATCAACGAGCCAACTGCTGCTGCGCTTTCTTATGGTCTTGAAAAAGATAACGACCAAAGAATCTGTGTCTATGACCTTGGTGGCGGAACTTTCGATGTAACGATCCTCGAACTCGGTGACGGTGTTTTCGAAGTAGAAGCAACTAATGGTGATACTCACCTCGGTGGCGATGACTTTGATGAATCCATCATTAACTTACTCGTAGACGAATTCAAAAAAGAGAACGGCATTGACCTTCGTCAAGATGCTTTTGCACTTCAACGTCTCAAAGAAGAAGGCGAGAAAGCAAAATGTGAGCTTTCAACTGCTCAGTCAACTGACATCAACCTTCCTTTTATTACTGCAGATGCGACTGGACCAAAACATTTACAGTTCACACTCTCACGTGCGAAACTTGAAGATGTTACTGATAGCCTCGTAACTCGTTCAATCCTTCCTGTAGATGCCTGTTTAAAAGACGCTGGCGCAAGCATTGGTGACATCGATGAGATTATCATGGTTGGTGGTCAAACTCGTATGCCTAAAGTTATCGAAGCCGTTAAAAAGCGTTTTGGTAAAGATCTTCACCGTGGTGTGAATCCAGATGAATGTGTGGCACTTGGTGCGGCGATTCAAGGTGGTGTACTTACTGGTGATGTGAACGACGTTCTTCTTCTTGATGTAACGCCTCTTTCATTCGGTATCGAAACAATGGGTGGTGTTTTCACTGCACTGATCGAACGTAACACGACGATCCCAACTAAAAAGTCAGAGACTTTCTCAACCGCTGCTGACAATCAAACTGCTGTAGACATCGTTGTTTACCAGGGTGAGCGTCCAATGGCGACACAAAATAAGAAAATTGGTGATTTCCGTTTAGACGAAATCAAAGCCGCTCCTCGTGGAGTTCCTCAGGTCGAAGTTACTTTCGATATTGATGCCAATGGTATTCTTAAAGTTTCTGCGAAAGATAAAGAAACGGGTAAAGAGCAGCACATCACTATTAAAGCTGATTCAGGTTTAACTGAAGACGAAATCGAACGCATGGTTAACGATGCGAAAGATAACGAAGTTGCTGATAAAGAATTGCGCGAAAATATCGAAAGCAAAAACAAAGCAGAAGGTCTAACTTTCCAAGTTGAAAAGCAAATGACTGAACTCGGTGAAAAAATCCCTGCTGAAGTAAAAGAATCTTTCGATGCAGATATCAAAGAACTTCGCGAAGCTTGTGAAGCTAACGAGTACGACAAAATCAAAGAGCTCACGGAAAAATTCGAAGCTCGCTTACAAGAACTAAGTCAGTACATGGGTGATCCAGGTGCTGATGCAGGAGCCGCTGGTGCTGGTGCTGCTGCTGCCGGAGCCGCTGGCGCTGGCGCAGCTGGTGCTGATGCAGGTTCTGAAAAGAAAAAAGAAGACGACGACATTATTGACGCCGACTTCGTTTAA